A window of the Bradyrhizobium ottawaense genome harbors these coding sequences:
- a CDS encoding MFS transporter produces the protein MLFYFMQYVGVSAPSVMVPELTTAFNLTTLGVSSLLGLYYYTYSAFSIVAGAALDRWGAKYTIPIGVLLLATGMMMFGLGISWAAGIGRMLQGAGSALGFIGAVYLAGHGFPSRHLATAVGITQCFGMLGGSAGQFVVAPLVHGPISWQQFWLFAGIIVLAIAVALVVVTPRQDPLERSKSTLLHMFTPYKTVLRNPQSYLCGLCSGLLFLPTTVGDMIWGVSFLRDGWQLNYAEAVDRASIVPLGWVFGAPVLGFRADYVGRRKPVLLGGIALSLFSVAAILYLPLNTLPPYVLGFLLGFGSSAASIPYIIIKEVNPEGVSGSATGAVNFLVFVISAFAAPAFGWFIQKLADDGPLTLHVFEKGDSLLVAAVAIAAILAGFLRETGPAAHTEKSI, from the coding sequence GTGCTGTTCTACTTCATGCAATATGTCGGCGTGTCGGCACCGAGCGTCATGGTGCCGGAGCTCACGACTGCGTTTAATCTAACGACGCTGGGCGTTAGTTCACTGCTGGGACTGTACTACTACACCTATTCAGCCTTCTCCATTGTAGCTGGCGCGGCGCTCGACCGCTGGGGAGCAAAATACACCATTCCTATAGGCGTCCTTTTACTCGCCACCGGGATGATGATGTTTGGTCTTGGTATTAGTTGGGCGGCCGGTATCGGTCGAATGCTCCAGGGCGCGGGCTCCGCATTAGGCTTTATAGGCGCAGTGTACCTTGCAGGGCATGGCTTCCCGTCACGACATCTCGCGACGGCCGTCGGTATCACGCAATGCTTCGGCATGCTGGGCGGCTCGGCGGGGCAGTTTGTCGTGGCGCCGCTCGTGCATGGGCCGATTAGTTGGCAACAATTTTGGTTGTTTGCTGGGATCATAGTGCTGGCGATCGCGGTCGCGCTCGTTGTGGTCACGCCTCGGCAGGATCCGTTAGAGCGATCGAAGTCGACCCTTTTGCACATGTTCACGCCGTACAAGACCGTGTTGAGAAATCCGCAGTCTTATCTATGTGGGTTGTGCTCCGGCCTTCTGTTCCTTCCGACCACCGTCGGCGATATGATCTGGGGTGTGTCGTTTCTGCGCGACGGATGGCAGTTGAACTATGCAGAGGCGGTGGATCGCGCCTCGATTGTTCCGCTCGGTTGGGTTTTCGGCGCACCTGTTCTTGGCTTCCGTGCTGACTACGTGGGCCGGCGCAAGCCTGTGCTGCTGGGTGGCATCGCACTCTCGTTGTTTTCGGTGGCCGCTATTCTGTATCTGCCGTTGAATACCTTACCGCCTTACGTTCTCGGCTTTCTACTCGGGTTTGGATCCAGCGCTGCGTCGATCCCCTACATTATCATCAAGGAAGTCAATCCAGAGGGCGTGAGCGGAAGCGCGACAGGAGCCGTCAATTTCCTCGTTTTCGTAATAAGCGCATTCGCGGCGCCCGCCTTTGGCTGGTTCATTCAGAAACTCGCGGATGACGGACCTCTCACTCTCCATGTGTTTGAGAAGGGTGACTCCCTGCTTGTCGCCGCGGTCGCGATCGCAGCCATCCTCGCCGGCTTCCTCAGGGAGACCGGCCCCGCGGCGCACACGGAGAAGTCCATCTAG
- a CDS encoding ATP-binding protein gives MISFGPFSLLPDQRQLLEVDKLLNIGSRAFDILLALVERPGELISKEELMARVWPNVYVEPANLTVHVAALRRVLGDGREGHRYLVNIPGRGYRFVAPVSLEDRKSPRPPQQPVQRHSHNLPNQITRLVGRADTSRALATFLSNDRLLTIVGPGGIGKTSIALAVADEVAGSYEHGVWLVDLARISDPDMLPGALGSVLGLDTPPGTTLPVLAQSLRGRQMLLVLDNCEHAAEAAASLAVHMLQASSGARILATSREPLRAEGERRYRLPSLEVPPVSAQLTAAEAMRFSAVELFVERTAARLDGFELSDHDAPVVVDLCRKLDGNPLAIELAVGRIDTFGVHGLSARLNGGLRLLSGGYRTALPRHQTLRAMLDWSFDWLPESERLVLSRLAIFTGEFVLEAAIAVASSDDIAAVEVADAVVSLVAKSLVNADISDKEPKYRLLEITRDYALEKLQESYEFDLVARRYAEYLRGAREASNC, from the coding sequence GTGATTTCGTTCGGACCGTTCTCCCTGCTACCTGACCAGCGCCAGTTACTGGAGGTCGACAAGCTTCTCAACATCGGCAGCCGGGCATTCGACATCCTCCTCGCATTGGTCGAGCGCCCGGGAGAGTTGATCAGCAAGGAGGAGCTCATGGCACGGGTATGGCCGAACGTGTACGTCGAACCCGCCAATCTGACAGTCCATGTCGCAGCACTGAGGCGGGTGTTGGGAGATGGCCGCGAAGGACATCGGTACTTGGTCAACATTCCGGGACGCGGCTATCGATTCGTCGCCCCGGTTTCTCTCGAGGACCGAAAATCGCCGCGGCCACCGCAACAACCGGTTCAAAGGCATTCACATAATCTACCGAACCAGATCACGAGGTTGGTCGGGCGTGCCGACACCTCCCGAGCACTGGCGACATTCCTATCCAATGATCGCTTGCTGACGATCGTGGGCCCTGGCGGGATCGGAAAGACCTCGATAGCCCTCGCCGTAGCCGATGAAGTGGCCGGCAGTTACGAGCATGGAGTTTGGCTAGTCGACCTGGCCCGTATCAGCGATCCTGACATGCTCCCAGGTGCTCTCGGGTCCGTGCTGGGGCTTGATACTCCCCCCGGCACCACTTTGCCTGTGTTGGCCCAGTCGTTGCGCGGGAGGCAGATGCTGCTCGTGTTAGACAATTGCGAACATGCCGCGGAGGCGGCCGCTTCACTGGCGGTGCACATGCTACAAGCATCATCGGGCGCACGAATCCTTGCAACCAGTCGGGAACCACTTCGAGCCGAAGGCGAGCGGAGATATCGGTTGCCGTCATTGGAGGTCCCGCCCGTGTCCGCGCAGCTCACGGCTGCTGAAGCGATGCGTTTCTCGGCGGTTGAGCTGTTCGTGGAACGTACGGCCGCAAGACTTGATGGCTTCGAATTAAGCGACCATGACGCACCGGTCGTGGTGGATTTGTGCCGTAAGCTGGACGGTAACCCCTTAGCTATCGAGCTTGCCGTGGGCCGCATTGATACGTTCGGTGTGCACGGCTTGTCGGCGCGCCTGAATGGTGGCCTACGCCTGCTGAGCGGTGGCTACCGAACGGCGCTTCCGCGACATCAGACTTTGCGGGCTATGCTCGACTGGAGCTTCGATTGGCTTCCTGAGTCTGAGCGCTTGGTGTTAAGTCGACTTGCAATTTTTACAGGTGAATTTGTCCTAGAGGCCGCGATTGCAGTCGCCTCTAGCGATGACATCGCCGCCGTCGAGGTTGCAGACGCAGTGGTGAGCCTCGTTGCAAAGTCGCTCGTTAACGCGGATATCAGCGACAAGGAGCCGAAATATCGGCTGCTTGAGATAACTCGCGACTACGCACTTGAAAAGCTCCAGGAGAGCTACGAATTCGACCTTGTCGCTCGCCGTTACGCTGAATACCTTCGGGGCGCGCGCGAAGCGTCCAACTGCTAA
- a CDS encoding response regulator transcription factor, with amino-acid sequence MLKKPMISIVDDDPSARESLVDLVKSMGFSAEAFPSAEEFLQSKLLRDTSCLIADVQMPGITGLELHTSLVRSDSAIPTILITAFPNEKDRAAARRSGVTSYLVKPFDDKDLLASIRSALASPDDGGRQS; translated from the coding sequence GTGCTCAAGAAACCCATGATCTCGATCGTCGACGACGACCCATCGGCTCGCGAAAGCCTTGTGGACCTCGTTAAAAGCATGGGCTTCTCCGCAGAGGCATTCCCGAGTGCGGAAGAATTTCTACAATCTAAGCTACTACGCGACACGTCCTGTTTGATCGCGGACGTGCAGATGCCGGGCATTACCGGGCTCGAACTGCATACCAGCCTAGTCAGGTCGGACAGCGCAATTCCGACGATCCTGATCACCGCCTTTCCCAATGAGAAAGATCGCGCGGCCGCGCGCCGGTCCGGCGTGACCTCCTATTTGGTCAAGCCGTTCGACGACAAAGATTTGCTCGCAAGCATCCGATCGGCTCTCGCTTCGCCAGATGACGGAGGCAGACAATCATGA
- a CDS encoding response regulator transcription factor — protein sequence MSEDQAIVVVIDDDVSIRESVEDLLRSVGLEVKSFATSREFLQQKLPDAPGCIVLDVRLPGGSGLEFQKTLLNSKIQLPIIFISGHSDVPTSVRAMKSGAIEFLTKPLREQELLDAVHVGIERDRVRRQEAKIVAELQGRLDCLTPREREVLLLVITGHPNKAIATQLGLSEMTVKVHRSQIMRKMRAKSQIELVRMADKLGISP from the coding sequence ATGAGCGAGGACCAGGCTATCGTAGTCGTGATCGACGACGATGTCTCCATTCGCGAATCGGTGGAGGATCTCCTTCGCTCGGTCGGTCTGGAGGTGAAGTCTTTCGCGACGAGCCGCGAATTCCTGCAACAGAAGCTTCCCGATGCGCCAGGCTGTATCGTGCTGGACGTCAGACTGCCGGGAGGAAGTGGATTGGAATTTCAGAAGACCTTGTTGAATTCCAAAATTCAACTTCCGATCATATTTATCAGCGGTCATAGCGACGTTCCGACGTCGGTACGGGCGATGAAATCCGGCGCCATCGAATTCCTGACCAAACCACTACGCGAACAGGAACTGCTAGATGCGGTTCATGTGGGGATCGAGCGCGATCGCGTCCGGCGCCAGGAAGCGAAGATTGTAGCCGAGCTTCAGGGGCGCCTCGACTGTCTGACGCCGCGCGAACGAGAGGTGTTGTTGCTTGTGATCACCGGGCATCCCAATAAGGCGATCGCAACGCAGCTTGGATTGAGCGAAATGACGGTAAAAGTCCATCGCAGCCAGATCATGCGAAAGATGCGCGCAAAATCGCAGATTGAATTGGTGCGTATGGCAGACAAGCTGGGGATTTCCCCGTGA
- a CDS encoding response regulator transcription factor: protein MSAAPVKILVIDGEAAIRRLLRTGFSTQGYEIIDAPNGRAAIELLAQKPDLITLDLDLPDIPGFELLKVIRMRAETIPIVVLSGRDDGASKVQAFDLGADDYVTKPFGMDEFFARVRVALRHQLHAHGERSIFRVNDLSVDLVRRIVKVGQRDVNLSPKEYDLLRVLVQHAGQALTREFLLGKLWSSFTDAQYLRVYVRHLRQKIEVDPERPQYVLTEAGVGYRLRAPAPIARETQTHT from the coding sequence ATGAGCGCTGCTCCAGTCAAAATTCTAGTAATTGACGGCGAAGCCGCGATTCGTAGACTCCTGCGAACGGGATTTAGCACGCAGGGGTACGAAATTATCGATGCGCCCAACGGCAGAGCCGCGATCGAATTATTGGCCCAAAAACCCGATCTGATCACGCTCGATCTAGATCTTCCAGACATACCGGGATTTGAGTTGCTGAAAGTGATCCGGATGCGAGCTGAAACCATTCCGATTGTGGTGCTGTCCGGTCGAGATGATGGAGCCAGCAAGGTACAGGCGTTCGATCTTGGCGCAGACGACTATGTCACCAAACCATTTGGAATGGATGAGTTCTTCGCCAGAGTACGTGTTGCGCTTCGTCACCAACTGCATGCGCATGGCGAACGTTCGATATTCCGCGTCAACGATCTCTCGGTCGATCTTGTCCGGCGCATCGTCAAAGTCGGGCAGAGGGACGTTAATCTTTCACCCAAGGAGTATGACCTGTTACGCGTACTCGTCCAACATGCAGGCCAGGCGTTGACGCGGGAGTTCCTGCTTGGAAAGCTCTGGAGCAGCTTCACCGACGCTCAATATCTTCGGGTGTATGTGCGTCATCTAAGACAAAAGATTGAAGTCGACCCAGAGCGGCCCCAGTACGTTCTTACGGAAGCAGGGGTCGGCTATCGGCTCCGCGCTCCGGCACCGATAGCAAGGGAAACCCAGACTCACACCTGA